A region of Micromonospora sp. WMMD882 DNA encodes the following proteins:
- a CDS encoding cystathionine gamma-synthase, whose translation MNHGFETLAIHAGQDPEARTGAVIPPIYQTSTYAQDAVGAPRLGYEYSRSGNPTRDALQECLAALEGGPVGLAFASGLAAEDALLRAVCQPGDHVVIPDDAYGGTYRLFARVNERWGLDFTPARISDPAAVRAAVRPGRTKIVWVETPTNPLLGIADIGALAAVAHDAGALLVVDNTFASPYLQQPIAFGADVVAHSTTKYIGGHSDVVGGALVTADRELGERLRYHQNAMGAVNGPFDAWLTLRGIKTLGVRMDRHCDNAERIAAYLEGHAQVAQVIYPGLPSHPGHETAAKQMRRFGGMISFRAAGGEEHAVQICNRATLFVLAESLGGVESLIEHPGRMTHASAAGSPLEVPGDLVRLSVGIETVDDLLADLEQALG comes from the coding sequence ATGAACCACGGCTTCGAGACGCTCGCGATCCACGCCGGCCAGGACCCGGAGGCCCGCACCGGCGCGGTGATCCCACCTATCTACCAGACCAGCACGTACGCGCAGGACGCCGTCGGGGCGCCCCGGCTGGGTTACGAGTACAGCCGGTCCGGCAACCCCACCCGGGACGCCCTCCAGGAGTGCCTGGCCGCGCTGGAGGGCGGGCCGGTCGGGCTGGCCTTCGCGAGCGGTCTGGCCGCCGAGGACGCGCTGCTGCGCGCCGTCTGCCAGCCGGGTGACCACGTGGTCATCCCGGACGACGCGTACGGCGGCACGTACCGGCTCTTCGCCCGGGTGAACGAGCGCTGGGGGCTGGACTTCACCCCGGCGAGGATCTCCGACCCGGCCGCCGTGCGGGCCGCGGTCCGCCCCGGCCGTACGAAGATCGTCTGGGTGGAGACGCCGACGAACCCGCTGCTCGGCATCGCCGACATCGGCGCCCTGGCGGCCGTCGCGCACGACGCCGGGGCGCTGCTGGTGGTCGACAACACCTTCGCGTCGCCGTACCTCCAGCAGCCGATCGCCTTCGGCGCGGACGTGGTGGCGCACTCCACCACCAAGTACATCGGCGGGCACTCCGACGTGGTCGGCGGGGCGCTGGTCACCGCCGACCGGGAGCTGGGCGAGCGGCTGCGGTACCACCAGAACGCGATGGGCGCGGTCAACGGCCCGTTCGACGCCTGGCTGACCCTGCGCGGCATCAAGACCCTCGGCGTACGGATGGACCGGCACTGCGACAACGCCGAGCGGATCGCCGCGTACCTGGAGGGGCACGCCCAGGTGGCCCAGGTGATCTACCCGGGCCTGCCGTCGCACCCCGGCCACGAGACGGCCGCCAAGCAGATGCGCCGGTTCGGTGGGATGATCTCGTTCCGGGCCGCCGGCGGCGAGGAGCACGCGGTGCAGATCTGCAACCGTGCCACGCTGTTCGTGCTCGCCGAGTCCCTCGGCGGGGTGGAATCGCTGATCGAGCACCCGGGTCGGATGACACACGCAAGTGCCGCCGGCTCGCCGCTTGAAGTTCCCGGCGATCTCGTGCGACTGTCTGTCGGCATCGAGACGGTCGACGACCTGCTCGCCGATCTGGAGCAGGCGCTGGGCTGA
- a CDS encoding HIT family protein, with protein MAGCVFCGIVSGAAAAVRVVDEPDGVAFLDTRPVFKGHVLVVPRTHLVALADLPPENLAGYFGLVRRLAVAVEGGLDAGGTFVAMNNKVSQSVPHLHTHVVPRTKGDGLRGFFWPRTRYADDAEARSYAERVSAALAAGRS; from the coding sequence ATGGCCGGATGTGTGTTCTGTGGGATCGTGAGCGGCGCGGCGGCGGCGGTCCGGGTGGTCGACGAGCCGGACGGGGTGGCGTTCCTGGACACCCGGCCGGTGTTCAAGGGGCACGTGCTGGTGGTGCCGCGTACCCATCTGGTGGCCCTGGCCGACCTGCCGCCGGAGAACCTGGCCGGGTACTTCGGGCTGGTCCGGCGGTTGGCGGTGGCGGTCGAGGGCGGGCTGGACGCGGGCGGCACGTTCGTGGCGATGAACAACAAGGTCTCCCAGTCGGTGCCGCACCTGCACACCCACGTGGTGCCCCGGACGAAGGGGGACGGGCTGCGCGGCTTCTTCTGGCCGCGGACCCGGTACGCCGACGACGCCGAGGCCCGCTCCTACGCCGAACGGGTCTCCGCCGCGCTCGCCGCCGGGCGTTCGTAG
- a CDS encoding GNAT family N-acetyltransferase — protein sequence MNDPTGIEPAADEALARRLLAVQHAAYAVEAALIGDDRIPPLRETLGELRAAPLRWLGAYQGDLLVGAVAWTEDAATVDIDRLVVDPAAHRRGTGRALVRAVLTRAGDRRVLVATGRANHPARGLYESLGFRPVADAEPAPGLWITRYERPAASAAETRSA from the coding sequence ATGAACGACCCCACCGGGATCGAACCGGCAGCCGACGAGGCGCTCGCGCGCCGCCTGCTGGCCGTCCAGCACGCCGCGTACGCCGTCGAGGCGGCGCTGATCGGTGACGACCGCATCCCACCGTTGCGCGAGACGCTCGGCGAGCTGCGCGCCGCGCCGCTGCGCTGGCTCGGGGCGTACCAGGGCGACCTGCTGGTCGGGGCGGTCGCCTGGACCGAGGACGCCGCAACGGTCGACATCGACCGGCTCGTGGTCGACCCGGCCGCCCACCGGCGCGGAACCGGTCGGGCGCTGGTCCGGGCGGTGCTGACCCGGGCCGGTGACCGGCGGGTGCTGGTCGCCACCGGCCGGGCCAACCACCCCGCCCGGGGCCTGTACGAATCCCTCGGCTTCCGGCCCGTCGCCGACGCCGAACCCGCGCCCGGCCTCTGGATCACCCGCTACGAACGCCCGGCGGCGAGCGCGGCGGAGACCCGTTCGGCGTAG
- the msrA gene encoding peptide-methionine (S)-S-oxide reductase MsrA, translated as MFLRRMKAELVTPDQALPGRPLAMPVSDRHEVLGSPLTGPFPPGAQVAVFGMGCFWGAERLFWGLPGVITTSVGYAGGYTENPTYEEVCSGGTGHAEVVQVVYDPSTISYEDLLKVFWENHDPTQGMRQGNDVGTQYRSTIYASTDEQLAAAQASRDAFAPIVARAGRGEITTEITRLGDYYFAEDYHQQYLAPTKNPGGYCNHGPNGMTCPVGVAKTA; from the coding sequence GTGTTCCTGCGGCGGATGAAGGCCGAACTTGTCACCCCCGACCAGGCCCTGCCCGGCCGGCCGCTCGCCATGCCGGTCAGCGACCGGCACGAGGTGCTGGGCAGCCCGCTGACGGGCCCGTTCCCGCCCGGCGCGCAGGTCGCCGTCTTCGGGATGGGCTGTTTCTGGGGCGCCGAGCGGCTGTTCTGGGGACTGCCCGGGGTGATCACCACCTCGGTCGGCTACGCCGGCGGCTACACCGAGAACCCGACGTACGAGGAGGTCTGCTCGGGCGGCACCGGTCACGCCGAGGTGGTCCAGGTGGTCTACGACCCGTCGACGATCAGCTACGAGGACCTGCTCAAGGTCTTCTGGGAGAACCACGACCCGACCCAGGGCATGCGCCAGGGCAACGACGTGGGCACCCAGTACCGGTCGACGATCTACGCCAGCACCGACGAGCAGCTCGCCGCCGCGCAGGCGTCCCGGGACGCGTTCGCGCCGATCGTGGCGCGGGCCGGTCGGGGCGAGATCACCACGGAGATCACCCGGCTCGGCGACTACTACTTCGCCGAGGACTACCACCAGCAGTACCTCGCCCCGACGAAAAATCCGGGTGGTTATTGTAACCATGGCCCCAATGGCATGACTTGTCCCGTTGGTGTGGCCAAGACGGCCTAG
- a CDS encoding type II toxin-antitoxin system Phd/YefM family antitoxin: MTVVPFTDARNRLSELIDEVTSTHERIEITKHGRAAAVLISADDLAALEETLEVLSSAEAMRQLAESKAAVEAGDVLDADELAALMAKRSKQPR; the protein is encoded by the coding sequence ATGACCGTCGTACCGTTCACCGACGCCCGCAACCGCCTCTCGGAACTCATCGACGAGGTGACCTCGACCCACGAGCGGATAGAGATCACCAAGCACGGCCGCGCCGCCGCGGTGCTCATCTCCGCCGACGATCTCGCGGCATTGGAGGAGACTCTGGAGGTCCTGTCCAGCGCCGAGGCCATGCGGCAACTTGCCGAGTCCAAGGCGGCGGTCGAGGCCGGTGACGTCCTCGACGCCGACGAACTCGCGGCGTTGATGGCAAAGCGGTCGAAGCAGCCACGGTGA
- a CDS encoding type II toxin-antitoxin system RelE/ParE family toxin, whose translation MTGTAPDRYRLQVAGPAARALAGRLPEKIAAAVYEFITTALFDDPHRVGKRLLLPPFEGTWSARRGTYRVLYEIDEDDRVATVTAIEHRADAYRSR comes from the coding sequence GTGACTGGCACTGCCCCCGACCGCTACCGACTTCAGGTCGCCGGCCCGGCCGCACGCGCCTTGGCCGGACGGCTGCCAGAGAAAATCGCCGCCGCGGTCTACGAGTTCATCACCACCGCTCTCTTTGACGACCCGCATCGCGTCGGCAAACGACTGCTTCTGCCGCCGTTCGAGGGGACTTGGTCAGCCAGGCGCGGCACGTACAGGGTCCTCTACGAGATCGACGAGGACGACCGCGTCGCGACCGTGACGGCCATCGAACACCGCGCCGACGCCTACCGGTCGCGTTGA
- a CDS encoding N-acetylglutaminylglutamine amidotransferase — MCGLAGELRRDGSRADVSTVERMAATMHDRGPDDSGVWSQGRVALGHRRLKIIDLSAASGQPLVDPGAGLTGVFNGCVYNYRELREELQGKGHRFFSSGDTEVVLKAYAEWGDDFVDHLIGMFAVAITERDTGRLVLARDRLGIKPLYLAETPDRVRFASTLPALLAGGGVDTTIDPVALAHYLSFHSIVPPPRTILRGVAKLPPATIRAYEPDGRVTERVYWDPSFTRRAERADWSERDWQDALHESLTTAVRRRMVADVPVGVLLSGGLDSSLVVALLAEQGQRGLATFSIGFESVGGREGDEFRYSDLVAKTFDTDHHQIRIAANDLVPPLEAAVAAMSEPMVSHDCVAFYLLSETVARHVKVVQSGQGADEILGGYHWYPPLLGVDREQALDTYAKAFFDRDAAGLARVLDPARLADGDPAREFVAAHLARAGAETSVDAGLRIDTRIMLTDDPVKRVDNMTMAHGLEARVPFLDHEFVELAATCPPELKLAQGGKGVLKEIGRRVLPWDVIDRPKGYFPVPGLTHLEGKVLDRVRDALHAPEARRRQLFRTEYVDALLTDPNAELTPLNGNKLWQLGLLEMWLQSHGID, encoded by the coding sequence ATGTGCGGACTGGCAGGGGAGTTGCGACGGGACGGCTCACGCGCCGACGTGTCGACGGTCGAGCGGATGGCGGCGACCATGCACGACCGGGGCCCGGACGACAGCGGGGTCTGGTCGCAGGGACGGGTCGCCCTCGGCCACCGACGGTTGAAGATCATCGACCTGTCGGCCGCCAGCGGGCAGCCGCTGGTGGACCCGGGGGCCGGCTTGACCGGCGTCTTCAACGGCTGCGTCTACAACTACCGTGAGCTGCGCGAGGAGTTGCAGGGCAAGGGGCACCGCTTCTTCTCCTCCGGCGACACCGAGGTGGTGCTCAAGGCGTACGCCGAATGGGGTGACGACTTCGTCGACCACCTGATCGGCATGTTCGCCGTGGCGATCACCGAACGGGACACCGGCCGCCTGGTGCTGGCCCGCGACCGGCTCGGCATCAAGCCGCTCTACCTGGCCGAGACCCCGGACCGGGTGCGCTTCGCCAGCACCCTGCCGGCGCTGCTGGCCGGCGGCGGCGTCGACACCACGATCGACCCGGTCGCGCTCGCCCACTACCTGAGCTTCCACAGCATCGTGCCGCCGCCCCGGACCATCCTGCGCGGCGTCGCCAAGCTTCCCCCGGCCACCATCCGGGCGTACGAGCCCGACGGGCGGGTCACCGAGCGGGTCTACTGGGACCCGTCGTTCACCCGCCGGGCCGAGCGGGCCGACTGGTCCGAGCGGGACTGGCAGGACGCCCTGCACGAGTCGCTGACCACCGCGGTACGCCGCCGGATGGTCGCCGACGTGCCGGTGGGCGTGCTGCTCTCCGGTGGCCTGGACTCCAGCCTCGTGGTGGCGCTCCTGGCCGAGCAGGGGCAGCGCGGCCTGGCCACCTTCTCCATCGGTTTCGAGTCCGTCGGCGGCCGGGAGGGCGACGAGTTCCGCTACTCCGACCTGGTGGCGAAGACGTTCGACACCGACCACCACCAGATCCGGATCGCCGCAAACGACCTCGTCCCACCGCTGGAGGCCGCCGTCGCGGCGATGAGCGAGCCGATGGTCAGCCACGACTGTGTCGCGTTCTACCTGCTCAGCGAGACGGTGGCCCGGCACGTCAAGGTGGTCCAGTCCGGGCAGGGCGCGGACGAGATCCTCGGCGGCTACCACTGGTACCCGCCGCTGCTCGGGGTCGACCGGGAACAGGCCCTCGACACGTACGCGAAGGCGTTCTTCGACCGGGACGCGGCCGGGCTGGCCCGCGTCCTCGACCCGGCCCGGCTGGCCGACGGCGACCCGGCGCGGGAGTTCGTGGCCGCGCACCTGGCCCGGGCCGGCGCGGAGACCTCGGTCGACGCCGGCCTGCGGATCGACACCCGGATCATGCTGACCGACGACCCGGTCAAGCGGGTCGACAACATGACGATGGCCCACGGCCTGGAGGCCCGGGTCCCGTTCCTCGACCACGAGTTCGTCGAGCTCGCCGCCACCTGCCCGCCGGAGCTGAAGCTGGCCCAGGGGGGCAAGGGCGTGCTCAAGGAGATCGGCCGCCGGGTGCTGCCCTGGGACGTCATCGACCGGCCCAAGGGCTACTTCCCGGTGCCCGGCCTCACCCACCTCGAAGGCAAGGTCCTCGACCGGGTACGCGACGCGCTGCACGCCCCCGAGGCCCGCCGCCGCCAACTGTTCCGCACCGAGTACGTCGACGCTCTGCTCACCGACCCGAACGCCGAACTCACCCCGCTGAACGGAAACAAGCTGTGGCAGCTCGGACTCCTGGAAATGTGGCTCCAGAGCCACGGAATCGACTGA
- the ngg gene encoding N-acetylglutaminylglutamine synthetase — MNDTLATGTALTDGQRARIARRRERVGPGGDPVAPGELTGPSTDPEAPARPAGRTDVLLDCGWGRLVFGQTFRDPAAVADVLRSEAAGSRDICIYLRDPHVLVSRLHDELFIDPSLTYRLPLGPDVPAGRGPIGGEAPDFGGDLPGLRIRQLRDDADADAVNRIYAANGMVTAPVDVLVANAATPKFLHLVAESVTGEIVGTITGVDHVEVFDDPDDGASLWCLTVDFNIAPPGTGQALLLELAARLTARGRAFVDLSVLAENVGAIRLYERLGFYRTATLCVKRKNPINERLFLPSMPDGYDQLNPYARIVADEAMRRGIRVEVTDPRWGELRLTSGGRTILTRESLSELTSAVAMSRCDDKRVTRRILTEAGLSVPRGRDATGDEADEAFLAELGAVVVKPARGEQGNGITVGVRTPEALRAAVELARRYCPDVLIEELRDGEDLRVVVIDHEVVAAAVRRPASVTGDGVHDIAELIERQSRRRAAATGGESRIPVDEMTREVVAEAGYELHDVLPEGTVLAVRRTANLHTGGTIHDVTGELHPEIAEACVAASRALDIPVTGLDLLVGAPDQPEHVFIEANERPGLANHEPQPTAERFVDLLFPGTRAPHRLWSPAGAAS, encoded by the coding sequence GTGAACGACACACTGGCCACCGGCACCGCGCTGACCGACGGACAGCGGGCCCGGATCGCCCGGCGTCGGGAACGGGTCGGCCCGGGCGGCGACCCGGTCGCCCCGGGCGAGCTCACCGGCCCGTCGACCGACCCGGAGGCGCCGGCCCGCCCGGCCGGACGCACCGACGTGCTGCTCGACTGCGGGTGGGGGCGGCTGGTCTTCGGCCAGACGTTCCGTGACCCGGCCGCCGTCGCCGACGTGCTGCGCTCCGAAGCGGCCGGCTCCCGGGACATCTGCATCTACCTGCGTGACCCGCACGTGCTGGTGTCCCGGCTGCACGACGAGCTGTTCATCGACCCGTCGCTGACGTACCGGTTGCCGCTGGGCCCGGACGTGCCGGCCGGGCGTGGCCCGATCGGCGGCGAGGCGCCCGACTTCGGTGGTGACCTGCCCGGACTGCGGATCCGGCAGCTCCGCGACGACGCCGACGCGGACGCGGTGAACCGCATCTACGCGGCGAACGGGATGGTCACCGCGCCGGTGGACGTCCTGGTCGCCAACGCGGCCACCCCGAAGTTCCTGCACCTGGTCGCCGAGTCGGTGACCGGGGAGATCGTCGGGACGATCACCGGCGTGGACCACGTCGAGGTCTTCGACGACCCGGACGACGGGGCGAGCCTGTGGTGCCTGACCGTGGACTTCAACATCGCCCCGCCCGGCACCGGGCAGGCGCTGCTGCTGGAGCTGGCCGCCCGGCTCACCGCCCGGGGCCGGGCCTTCGTGGACCTGTCGGTGCTGGCCGAGAACGTCGGCGCGATCCGGCTCTACGAGCGGCTCGGCTTCTACCGCACCGCCACGCTCTGCGTGAAGCGGAAGAACCCGATCAACGAGCGGCTGTTCCTGCCGTCCATGCCCGACGGGTACGACCAGCTCAACCCGTACGCGCGGATCGTCGCCGACGAGGCGATGCGCCGGGGCATCCGGGTGGAGGTGACCGACCCGCGCTGGGGTGAGCTGCGGCTGACCAGCGGCGGACGGACCATCCTGACCCGGGAGTCGCTGTCCGAGCTGACCTCGGCGGTGGCGATGAGCCGCTGCGACGACAAGCGGGTCACCCGGCGGATCCTCACCGAGGCGGGGCTGAGCGTGCCGCGTGGCCGCGACGCCACCGGCGACGAGGCCGACGAGGCGTTCCTGGCCGAGCTGGGCGCGGTGGTGGTCAAGCCGGCCCGGGGCGAGCAGGGCAACGGCATCACCGTCGGGGTGCGTACCCCGGAGGCGTTGCGCGCCGCCGTCGAGCTGGCCCGGCGGTACTGTCCGGACGTGCTGATCGAGGAGCTGCGCGACGGCGAGGACCTGCGGGTCGTCGTGATCGACCACGAGGTGGTCGCGGCGGCCGTGCGGCGGCCGGCGTCGGTCACCGGCGACGGGGTGCACGACATCGCCGAGCTGATCGAGCGGCAGAGCCGCCGCCGGGCCGCCGCCACCGGTGGCGAGTCCCGCATCCCGGTCGACGAGATGACCCGCGAGGTCGTCGCCGAGGCCGGGTACGAGCTGCACGACGTGCTGCCGGAGGGGACCGTGCTCGCCGTCCGGCGGACCGCCAACCTGCACACCGGCGGCACCATCCACGACGTGACCGGGGAGCTGCACCCGGAGATCGCCGAGGCGTGCGTGGCGGCCAGCCGGGCGCTGGACATCCCGGTCACCGGGCTGGACCTGCTGGTCGGCGCGCCCGACCAGCCGGAGCACGTGTTCATCGAGGCGAACGAGCGGCCCGGGCTGGCCAACCACGAGCCGCAGCCGACCGCCGAGCGTTTCGTCGACCTGCTCTTCCCGGGTACCCGGGCACCGCACCGTCTCTGGTCCCCGGCGGGTGCGGCATCCTGA
- a CDS encoding osmoprotectant NAGGN system M42 family peptidase, which translates to MTEARPVPLPLDLDYLRQVLLELLEIPSPSGRTDHVQQYVGERLSALGITSTLTRRGALSACLPGPRETGADRAIVVHTDTIGGMVKRLKENGRLELKSIGTHSARFAEGAHVRIFTDDLDRVVTGQVLPLKASGHRYNDDVDLQGVGWELVEVRVDEPVEDIAGLRALGIDAGDFVAFLPNPTITTSGYVKSRHLDDKAGVAAVLTAFKAMVDAGIKPRVTAHLLVTVTEEIGHGASHGLDPDVAEIVSVDAAVVAPGQQSREDVATLAMGDGVGPFDYHLTRNLAAIAAEHDVALVRDVFDYYRSDVAAAVEAGAHARVALLGFGVDATHGHERTHLDGLRHLTQLLCLYLQSDLVFPEWDAEPEGTLADFPSLSVQPASPEGPREGPIGIVDGASPTE; encoded by the coding sequence ATGACCGAAGCCCGTCCCGTCCCACTCCCGCTCGACCTCGACTACCTGCGGCAGGTGCTGCTGGAGCTGTTGGAGATCCCCAGCCCGTCCGGGCGTACCGACCACGTGCAGCAGTACGTCGGCGAGCGGCTCTCCGCGCTCGGCATCACCTCCACCCTGACCAGGCGGGGGGCGCTGAGCGCGTGCCTGCCCGGCCCCCGCGAGACCGGCGCGGACCGGGCGATCGTGGTGCACACCGACACCATCGGCGGGATGGTCAAGCGGCTGAAGGAGAACGGTCGGCTGGAGTTGAAGTCGATCGGCACGCACAGCGCCCGGTTCGCCGAGGGCGCGCACGTGCGGATCTTCACCGACGACCTGGACCGGGTGGTCACCGGTCAGGTGCTCCCGCTGAAGGCCAGCGGGCACCGCTACAACGACGACGTCGACCTCCAGGGCGTCGGCTGGGAGCTGGTCGAGGTCCGGGTGGACGAGCCGGTGGAGGACATCGCCGGGCTGCGGGCGCTGGGCATCGACGCGGGCGACTTCGTGGCGTTCCTGCCGAACCCGACGATCACCACCAGCGGGTACGTGAAGTCCCGGCACCTGGACGACAAGGCCGGGGTGGCGGCGGTGCTGACCGCGTTCAAGGCGATGGTCGACGCCGGGATCAAGCCCCGGGTGACCGCGCACCTGCTGGTCACCGTCACCGAGGAGATCGGGCACGGGGCCAGTCACGGCCTGGATCCGGACGTCGCGGAGATCGTCTCGGTGGACGCGGCGGTGGTCGCGCCGGGCCAGCAGTCCCGGGAGGACGTGGCGACGCTGGCGATGGGCGACGGGGTGGGCCCGTTCGACTACCACCTGACCCGCAACCTGGCCGCCATCGCCGCCGAACACGACGTCGCCCTGGTCCGGGACGTCTTCGACTACTACCGCTCGGACGTGGCGGCGGCGGTCGAGGCGGGCGCGCACGCCCGGGTGGCGCTGCTCGGCTTCGGCGTGGACGCCACCCACGGCCACGAGCGCACCCACCTGGACGGGCTGCGTCACCTGACCCAGCTCCTCTGCCTCTACCTGCAGAGCGACCTGGTCTTCCCGGAGTGGGATGCCGAGCCGGAGGGGACGCTCGCCGACTTCCCGTCGCTGTCGGTGCAGCCGGCCTCCCCGGAGGGCCCCCGGGAGGGGCCGATCGGCATCGTGGACGGCGCCTCGCCCACGGAGTGA
- a CDS encoding ribonuclease Z, with translation MSMRELTVLGTASQTPTRRRNHNGYVLRWDDEVILFDPGEGSQRQLLHSTVSATDLTRICVTHFHGDHALGLPGVIQRLSLDRVPHPVAVHFPAGGAEFFARLRHATSFHETAELRPGPITADGQRVTLRGGHTLTARRLRHPVETYGYQVVEPDGWRMDPARLAAYGIGGRAVGELRRVGHLDLDGRRVRRDEVAEPRPGQRFAFVMDTGLCDAVYALAEHADLLVIESTFLESEAALAAEVGHLTAAQAGRVAAESGVRRLVLTHFSQRYADPARFAAEAGAHFTGELVVAEDLSTVAVPARRVPSAG, from the coding sequence GTGTCGATGCGGGAGCTGACCGTCCTCGGCACCGCCAGCCAGACGCCCACCCGCCGCCGCAACCACAACGGGTACGTGCTGCGCTGGGACGACGAGGTGATCCTCTTCGACCCGGGCGAGGGCAGTCAGCGGCAGCTCCTGCACAGCACGGTCAGCGCCACCGACCTGACCCGGATCTGCGTCACCCACTTCCACGGCGACCACGCCCTCGGCCTGCCCGGCGTCATCCAACGCCTCTCCCTGGACCGGGTGCCGCACCCGGTGGCCGTGCACTTCCCGGCCGGCGGCGCCGAGTTCTTCGCCCGGCTCCGGCACGCCACCAGCTTCCACGAGACCGCCGAGCTGCGCCCCGGGCCGATCACCGCCGACGGGCAGCGGGTCACCCTGCGCGGCGGGCACACCCTCACCGCCCGCCGACTGCGCCACCCCGTCGAGACGTACGGCTACCAGGTGGTCGAGCCGGACGGCTGGCGGATGGACCCGGCGCGGCTGGCCGCGTACGGCATCGGTGGGCGGGCCGTCGGCGAGCTGCGCCGCGTCGGCCACCTCGACCTCGACGGTCGCCGCGTGCGCCGCGACGAGGTGGCCGAGCCCCGGCCCGGCCAGCGGTTCGCGTTCGTGATGGACACCGGCCTGTGCGACGCGGTGTACGCCCTCGCCGAGCACGCCGACCTGCTGGTGATCGAGTCGACGTTCCTGGAGTCGGAGGCCGCGCTGGCCGCCGAGGTCGGGCACCTCACCGCCGCCCAGGCCGGGCGGGTCGCCGCCGAGTCCGGGGTACGCCGGCTGGTGCTCACCCACTTCTCCCAGCGGTACGCCGACCCGGCCCGGTTCGCCGCCGAGGCCGGCGCGCACTTCACCGGTGAGCTGGTGGTCGCCGAGGACCTGAGCACGGTTGCCGTACCCGCCCGGCGGGTACCCTCGGCCGGGTGA
- a CDS encoding GNAT family N-acetyltransferase: protein MTLTLRHAVADDLTAVGALHQRSRVAAYSPFLPPEALAVPTPEAMGEYWTQRWPYERDDHLMTVAERAGRLVGFSYVGPDELDGVVDPTAAMLRAIHLEPTEQGRGTGRALMLDALHTMRSWGHTRATLWVLRDNAHARRFYERGGWTPDGLERDDHIGLALVPQLRYARAL, encoded by the coding sequence GTGACGCTCACCCTCCGCCACGCCGTCGCCGACGACCTGACGGCGGTCGGCGCCCTGCACCAGCGTTCCCGGGTGGCCGCGTACTCGCCGTTCCTGCCGCCGGAGGCGCTGGCCGTGCCCACCCCGGAGGCGATGGGCGAGTACTGGACGCAGCGGTGGCCGTACGAGCGCGACGACCACCTGATGACCGTCGCCGAACGGGCCGGTCGGCTGGTCGGCTTCAGCTACGTCGGCCCGGACGAGCTGGACGGCGTGGTCGACCCGACCGCGGCGATGCTGCGCGCCATCCACCTGGAGCCCACCGAGCAGGGCCGGGGCACCGGCCGGGCGCTGATGCTCGACGCCCTGCACACCATGCGCTCCTGGGGGCACACCCGGGCCACCCTGTGGGTGCTGCGGGACAACGCGCACGCCCGCCGCTTCTACGAGCGCGGCGGCTGGACGCCCGACGGGCTCGAACGCGACGACCACATCGGGCTGGCCCTCGTCCCGCAGCTCCGCTACGCCCGCGCCCTCTGA